The sequence below is a genomic window from Pleuronectes platessa chromosome 13, fPlePla1.1, whole genome shotgun sequence.
ATGAGCCACAGGATTCCTGTTTATACTTCACTGTGTTTACACATTGATATGTTCATGAACACAGGCAGGAGGTGGCTAGTGTGAGACCTGACTTCTGTAATGGTCAGCCTATGTAAACGCAAGTgtggacaagtgtgtgtgtgtgtgtgtttgtttgtgtgggtgggtggctgagggaggaaaaaaacacctCCCATCCCACCTCCACCATGTTTCCCCCCTTGTGCGAATGCCACAGTATAACCGTCATCATGAGGAAGGAGGAGATCTGTGAATGAAATACATCTTTGTTGTTCTTTTAGCGCTGATGTGACAGAGGGTTTAAAGCTCCAATGATgtaaaaacatgaaacagagaaaacaatcCTTCACAGAGTTACCTGATTTTGAAAAGCAGGTATGTgttgaaatacaattttaaaaagtTAGTTTTTAGTTTCCAACATGTTGTCTTCTGCAGAAATGTGTGGCCTCAGGGAATAAAAACTAGCAACAGGGCGATGTGAAGCAGGGGAGTGTCACCTCACAGGAATACCTCAGACCACCAGCTCCTGTGCCAACACGTCTGCTCACACAAGTCAAGTCTGCTACTTCATGAAAACTCCTCAGAGCATTTatacacagctctgtgtgttatCATCATACAAAAGAATTACAGAACATTTAAAACCTGCCATCCCACCAGCGCATGTACACGCACAAACTGATTCTATCTGAAGTTCCACCTTCACTGAAAATACACAGCTGTCCTCTCACACTGTATGTACAGTGGTTCCCGGGCAGAGAGCTCCACCCTGTGGCAAACCATGAGTGTGCTGCACAAGCAACACTGAAGATTTAACTGGAGAGACAATCAGCTGTATTAATAATTTTGGATGATCGATCAAACCTTTTATTCTGTTAAAGGGGAAAAATACACCATACACACAAAGATAATATTCCTAACTGTGTACTATACAAAAGAGAATCTACTAATCTGCCACCTTTCCAGGTTAAGTGCATCAACAAGtaaattgtattaaaaaataCCAATTTCCATTGGTACCCTTTTcctgatttaatttgaggttACTTCTGATTCGTTCAACTCTGGATTGGACATAACACATCAATTCACTGTTTGGACAAGAGCAAACAAGCTTGTGAGCAAACTGAGGGAGCAGGTGGATGTGTTAGGCTTCCACAAAGCAAGGACCCAATCGCAGACTTAGATGCcaaaaaatacttctttatttaacaaaaatagGAAAACCAAGGAATCAAAAAAGGTCAAAAATGACAAGagccaaaaacaaaaaatccaattcaataacTTGGCAAAACAGAGTTCCAAAGAGGCTAAAAAAATCAGGGAGTCCTAAATCAGAGTCCAAAATCATACCAGATAACAGAGTTCACAAATAGCAGTATCCAGGCATTGTTTCTTCACAGTCAAAAAATGATgagacaatccgacaggggacaacagaaagactgggcttaaatagaaggggaaacaaagacaagacacaggtgaactaatTAGGCAAACACTCAGGTTGACGatggggaacaggtgagggagaaaaagagtgggaagcagtagagggcggagtctcaggacaataacaaaacacacatggcctgacatcctaaccacaacaagcacatgacaacacaaataaacagggggaaagacatgacataacaaaacacaggcaggatgcacaagggaaaatgtcttaaaccaCCAGGGTCTTAACAGGATGATTCAAAGGCAAAACCGGAAGCATTTCTTCAACTCAAGAGTTTTTACCTTAAGTATCACCATGACATTAACAATGATATGTGATTCATATATCATAAGGTTTGAAAATGTTTAGACTTAAAGCTGGAAGTTTTGGGGCCTGAATAAAGACTTCTGTTAAAATTTTCAAAGttcagaatgaatgaatgaatcggGAGCCTCTTCAAGATGTGGGGAAGTACTTTCAGGAACTAATCTGGTTTCATATCCAACTGTCAATAATGCTACCTTGTCAATTTGCAGTAAACCCAAACTACAGTTAAGGGCATACAGGTGGGGGGAATTCAGGTAATGAGGAACACCTAAGATCAGGGGCccgtttcacaaagcaggttcaacaaactctgagttaaAACCTTAACTCTGGGTTGAGCAACTCTGAGCTGTCAAACTCTAAGTTTTCGGTTTCAGAacaggtgataacacttagttcAATCAACTCAGAGTCAAGGTAACCCTGAGTGAAGCTTGTGCATGAGGATATAAAAAGCCTTCATCAATGGAACACAGATAACATGattcaccatggcaacaagtGGTAAACAGCCTCGATCCTCCTACTTCTCCCCAGTGGAGTTGGAAATATTAATGACTGCGTATGCAGAAAGTgagcatatatttttaaaaagaagcaatactgtggcagcagcaaaagCACGGGATCTTGCGTGGCAGGAAATTGCTGACCGAGTCAATGCGTCAGTattaatttgagaaaaaaaagaaatgttttgtcttgaatgttccacttattcaacaattatattccatatgtgtgtctgtgagcacagGTGCAACCCAACAGGCACCAAACGGACTTGGCAGCAGctaaagatgaaatataaaaatgtagttCAAACAGGTAAGGTATAATAAAGTACAAGCAATTGTGATGTTGTTTAGCCTGCCCTCATTAAACAGCATTTAGTGGCTACATTCAACATGTGATGGATATATTTAAGTAATTAgggaaatctgcaaaaaaaagagaaatcccaacACTGCCAGTATTTAATATTGTCTCTATGAAAGCAACACCTAAATGCCTTTTATACATACAAGTCTccaaagttgtgttttctgtatgtatttaaatttgaccTCCATTATAGCCAACAGAAAAAAGGCTGAGGCCCGCAAAACAGGTGgcggtccaccaccaccacctctcacagaggctgaaaagatggCCCTCAGTCAGAACAGTGGACGACCCATTGCTGAGGGCATCTCTGGGGGGAGTTCATCGGACCCACCCACGCCCCAGGTCACAGGGGCCTACATAAGAGGTaagttattcaaatgaatggcaTGTACGTTAATCCTTTTTCTAGTGTTCGCTCAGTAATGGCCACCCATTCATCTTAGACACAACTTAGTTGGCACACTGATTTTTCTTGTAGCAGTAAGCTACAGTTCTTTGCAATTGGCTGCTTTTGCTTTCAGATATCAATCTATTTTAAGGTGACTCAGAGTttgaaaaattgtgtttaaattaggTGGGGCACTTTTCTGGGTAATCATCAACTGTCTAATCTTCATTTTCTACCAGTTACTGATGGTGTAATCTGTCTCGTTGAGCCTTCTGCCATAACAGACCTCCATGCTGTTGTAAGTACTCTTAATATTCCACAGATTTTTCATAATTGGTAGAATATAACACACACTTTCTGTTTCATtacaggaggatgatgaagaaaccttatcagctgccacagagaggCCTGCTGAAgtatacacctttttttttttaaataactttggcTCAGTTAATAGTGTTGTTCCACAATACAACTTGcaacttctttctctctaacagaGCCATGCTGGAAATTACAATGGGGAAGAAGGTCCATCAACctccacagcacagcttaccTCAGTAAGATGTTGTTCAGCATTGACCCACAACTTACAATGACACTAAATAGACATGGCACTGaaattcaatgtcatttatgttCCTATAGCTCcctgtgaaacaactttacaaggtatatttagaatctcaaataaacaaatcacaccTAGAAATGGAGCACATAAGGCTGCAGATcaccaaaacagaaaaggaaatacaacTGCTGGACCATCAGTTAAAGGTGGGTGACGTGCCCACAGGTGGATgctttttaattgtttcaacaACAAAGGATTAACAACTGTACAAAATTTGTCCTTCTAGGAAATAAAGAAGACCTCATAAAATGAGATGCATATTGTCGTTCTTGAACATTGGGGAGGTGATGGGTCAGTTAGAAATGATTGACACATATCATGTCTCTAACAGCTCTTCCATCTCGTGTATCAGCAGGGGGGGTATGATTAATACCTGGATCACAGGGGGAAAGAGTAGGACATTGTTCTCCTCTAATAGTGGCAATGTTGTGGAGAACCACACATGCCACTATAATGTCACAAGCTCTCTCTGGGGTGACCCTGAGCCTACGAAGGCACTGGAACCGGGCCTTGAGTATCCCGATGGTCATCTCCACTCTGGCTCGTGTCCTGCAGTGAGCCAAGTTGTAGTGTCGCTGTGGGCCAGGCTCAGGGTCAGGGTAAGGGGTCAGCAGATAGCGCTGGCAGGGGTACCCTCTGTCTCCGAGTAGGTAACCATCGAACTCTACTATGATAATACAAGatacagtttgtttcagttgcaataggaggaaacaaaatatttgatcataggatataactatatactgtatataaattatatatataaactcaccACCGGCAAATCTGGCACTCAGTGTCGACTCACGAAACATTCGTGAGTCATGCACAGACCCAGGCCACTTCGCTTCCACATTGTTAATCATGTGGGCTCCATCACATATGATCTTCACAGTGGAGAACAGTAATTAGCTGTATGGTGTAGTGTATTTAATTTGGAATGTTAAAGGCTACTATTTAGGCCTACCTGCACATTAATgctgtggacagatttcctATTCACATAATCTCCTTCATTTATTGAAGGAGCGATGATAGGAATGTGAGTGCCATCTATGCAGCCAATCACACCTGGAAAccctaaaatatatcaaattgacTGATTAGTGCTTCAAGTCTCAAAGCTTTATGACATAAATGAATTACTGCTTAGACTGATACCTGCAATTCTGTGGAACTCTTCTTTGAGAAGTCTGGTGGGTCTGTGACTTGGGAACACTACAAACGTGCATAGTAGCCGTTTCAGTGCAAGTGTCACATTTCGGACAGCCCGACAGACAGTTGCCTTGGACACATGCTCTGCATCACCGACGTTATACAAAAAACTGCCGTTGGCAAAAAAACGAAGTGCAATACAAAGAATTTGCTCGGAACTGAGAGCATGTCCACGATGCGTCATGTGAGCGATGTGAGGGCTGAGAATAtcgtttatataaattatagatgATGCAGAGAAACGGAAACGCTCAAACAGATACTCATCAGGGAATGATAAAACATCCAATCGGGGTCTAATAATCCTCTCCCGGTGGAGATGTCTGCGGAGTATCTGCGCCTCGACATCAACTGGCTCTTCAATAAAAGGACACGCCATGTCTGCCACTGCCTTCAGTCTGCAGGCTTCAACTTAAGAGCAGGAGAAACTCGGGGTTAGTTGAAGAAAACCTGCCAGCGAGCAGGTTAGGTTCACGGAGTATGTTGCCAGGGTAACTGACTCAGAGTAAAGCTGAACTGgctttgtgaaactgaaaaaccagagtttccctCATCTCAGGGTTAACTAACTCAGAGTTTTCACTaaacctgctttgtgaaacggGCCCCAGGTCTGTTTAATTCCTCTTCTAACAAAATATAAGCTGTTATTGTTATTTGCTGCTGATTgaattttaattgtatttaaaatTTTGATACACCTTTAATAGAATGTTCTTTAcgattttaataatttatttattaaagataGGGTTCTTTAAGAGAAAAATGGGACTTTTAGAAGTCACTATGAATTCATAATATTTCTAcgaataatataattttttttcctttttttttcacaatgctTCAAAATTCCTAATACCGAGCTCGACCCACATGAAGCTAGGTGATTTAGGCTTCTTTTAAAAGCCTAATACAAGTGTCCCAATTTATAAAGTGACCTGTCCCATTTAAAATTAATTCTTTTTTGGCACAAAGAACACTATAATCAGAGCCATGTCTCCTCTGAGTATAACATCTCCATTTGTTCTTCTGATTTGGTTAGAAAACATCTTGAGAATTACAGCCATGTATATTATGTGGATCGAATGTGTGAAACAGATATTGGAAAAGGTCGCAGAAGTCAAAATGGCAAAATATGTGATTTGTGAGTTTTAAACAATGTTTATAGGTGAGAGAAATTGAGGAAGGTTACCTGCTCTTTCATAAACTTACTTTAATTATTTCATTCAGTTTTtacaacatatatttatataatatataagatGAGAGAATAAAATATCCTGTATAAATAAGTCCTCAATAAGCATATGGGGAAAATATTCTGTACTGCAAGCAAGTGTCAAAGGTCATATTGCCACTAGGGGGCCTCAGAGGCCATGTTAAATCACTTTTCACAGTGACacaacttttaaaaactttatcagaattatttttataacCATAATTTACAGCTGTTAAAAGCTAATAACAGGAGATGACATATAGtgtttactttgattttaagttagtgttgtgttgctgttaaaGAGACACCACACTGACTCTAAGATTTAATAGTTTTGTCCAGTATGGAAATATAAACCATCTCTCCTCGAATTGCAGGGTCTTGTATTTTTAGAGCTCGACTTAAAGTCAGAGCATCTCTGTCTCTTACTCTGCAAAACATTGACctgttttctatttcttttctctcctgtaAGTTTTCTGACTTCATGAAAATGTTTACTCAATCGCTGGAGGGACCCAATACACATGTGTTTTGATTTGCCACCGAAAATAGTGACTGGTGTGACTTTGATTTACCAGATATTGCAGAGCCCAGCAGTTTGAGGAAAACACTTCACACTTTTTAAAGAATGGTACTCTAAATATTTGACATATGTTTGAATATGTTTCTTCAGCAGGAAACAGTGGAGTTGGGGCTGAGAGTTTCATAGAGAAGTTATGAGAGACGATACTTGATAGTTTCACGCTTTACTGGGATTTGTTGCCTGTACCAACACTATAAGAAGGCATAAATAAGCCTTACCATCATTAAATTACAATAATACTAtattcaaaactaataataAAGAGTGTTATCACTAACTGGATAGTGTATTAAATGTGAAACTTAAACTTAGATTAAAGAAAGAGCCACTAAAACCACACTAAAACAGACCAAAAGGAACAAATCGAATATTTTGCATTCTTTCCTTCCACACTGGACGGTAGCTCATGACTCTCATCagcactgagagcagagtcccAGCATCTTAAGTGTAAATGTTTAGGCTTCTTGAAGGATAGACAAATAGGTCAAAGTGTGCAAACTTTAAATACCAGTGACCTGCGACATATAGGCagatttaacctttgacctccggCCCTGCTTATCGTCCCACAACCCTAAGAAGAGTCTTACATGAATATAAGATAATCCTATTTTGCCAAAGGTTCTGGTGCCGCGTGCGCGCGACTGCTCCATGCAAACCCTCTGCACCTATACTTTTCTGTATTATATAAAATGCTGCCAAATAACacctaaaatataaaatatgggGATATCTGCAGCAGTAAATTCAATTCAGGAGGACACGTTTATGGAGTTTGTAAAACGTCTGGATGTTTAGACGGATGAAGTGCGTTGACAGAGCAGCACTTAACTTGAGGGCTTCTCCACTCTTCAGTCCAGTAATGGAGCTGGACAGGATCCAGACGCTATAATCAGCAAAGTGCAGCAGCTGCCACCCGGCACAGGAAAATCATTACCGACAACATATTACtgtaatgtatttaaatgaaaactaatttaaattaaaacgtTTGTGTGATTTACATCTGGGTTTTTAGAATCCAGGAATTGGTAGGAGTATTTTTTTCAACTCTCAACATCAAGGTGAGTGAGTAGCTGTAAAGATGTGTAATCATCTGCCACGGTTTGTTGTTGCCTGAAAGCAGAGGTGCCCTCTCACCTGGTTTTAAAGTCACAGGCCTGTGTGAGCGTAATGCTACAAGCAGCCTGAGCAGAGATCCTCCCCTGGAAGCTGAACCCTCCCAAATCAAAACAACCTGGGGCCACATTCAGCCGCACCCATTGACGAAATAATAAGAAAACTCTTTAGATCATGCTTTCTGTAAACATGTGCCCTCACCGGTAATTGGTCTTAAAAGGCCCAAATCTTTAATAAAGGAGAAATTAGggttatacatttattaaagaTTAACTTCTATGGCTGTTTTAAACGAGTGGTAGAGCATCTTGCATGAAGAATCCTGCTTTTGTTCTAGAATCTCTGTGTAGCTCATGTTCCTCTGCTTTACGACTCCTCACTGGCGCAGCTCAACCAGAAGGAATGAGACATTAATCTGCTGCACGATTCTCCCACATCTGCTCCGAACACCTGTGAGAAGATTGCATCAGACATTGCACTAAAGTtatggtcctcctcctcctcctcctcctcctcctcctcctcctcctcctcatattCAGTTGATCTGAAAAGTTTTCAAGATAACTCCAAAGCTAAAACTGAGCTATGGGCTTTTTAAGAGAACAATAATAAAGAAGAATttgtgagaaagaaaaatctgaatTCCTGACATTATGGCagttataaaaagtgaaatgaaatcaTTAATCTACATAAAGAATTTGAATATTAACTGAGATTCCAGTCAGACTTTTACGATATTATGTGCAAGAGGAGCACCACACGTTAGGaaatgggtttgtttgtttgttttctccaaTCTCTGTCTGCCATTCCCCACCTCACCCACCCCTCCGTCACCAGCAAACCTTTGCCCTCGGCTTCAGTTTCACCTAAAATAAACCCACACAACCAATTCTAAGCTCTAGCTGGAGCTGCTcccttgaaaaaaacaactgcaaTTTTGCtttgttattttactttaaacacAAGATCTCtagtattacattttttatagattatgttaaaaaaaatcttgtaaAGTAGCCGTGTTAAAGTCCCCCCCAACACTAATACGCTGCTGCATAGCTGCATCATAAtagtaaaaaatatgaatttgaatGACCATCCTTCCACCACATAATCCACCTCAACCTCCTGCTAACTCTTTAAACTACGTCACATGACCTCCTCCATAGTTGCTATGGCCACCAGAGGTCACCAGTCCCTGTTGACTGTTTGGGACCAATAGCCTCCAGGAGATCAATCTATcttgttttgatttaaaaaaatgtaatgttaagtttcaaatgttttcatctgatATAATGTAACAATACAGTTTATAACACTGACTATAGCTGTAATTAGTCCATCAGGGATAATGTGATTGTGATATTAGTTTTAGCTGCTTAGCCCATGCAGTGCTTTGGAACCTTGGGCTTATCTCTGCCATGATGATGATACTTTTGAGCTTTTGTCTTTCCGATGTTATCCAGGGGCGTTCACCCCCCGGGTCCCCGGGCTGGATGCAATGACGCAGTagtaaacacatgcaaacagaaacacacacattttcaggtCTGATCATCGTTGAAACTCAGTGAGACGTGAAGGTTTTTCATCCAGCTTGCCAGGAGGTATAAATATTTCCTacgtatatatgtgtgtgtgtgtgtgtgtgtgtgtgtgtgtgtgtgtgtgtgtgtgtcatattgACTTAATCAGCTCTCATAGCGATGCACCTCATGGTTCATGAGCACTTACTCAGACTCGGCTGACCTCATTCAACACCTAGATTGCTCTCTGTGCAGACACCGATTGGTGTCTCCATGGAAACCAGTGTCTCTATACCTCTGTATTTGCCAGGAGTAAACACCAGCACTACCTTCAATGTTTCCATCCCCGGTGAACAACAGCGAGGAGGAGGGACACACGCTTGTGTCATGCACGTTCGCCATGTGAATAAACTCTGTCCAGAGACATTGCATTTGTCTCTTACACATGACCATGTTATGTAAAGTCCATGTGATGTAAAGCATGACCAATTTAAGTGATAGAACAGTTATATAGTTAAAGCAGTATGATGCAAGTACACTATCACTATCTGATATGATTGGCCTCCAAAAAATACTTTTCTTGGACTAATTAGCTTCGACAGGCAGTTGTATATCTTGAACAGGAATATAAGAATATTCAATGTCCCAGTTTAAGCAGCGGTGCATTTCTCTCTGCATCTGCTTTTAAGCTGAAAGGATGAAACAAGACTTCCTTCAGCACCAAGGCCTTCTTTCACAGTCCAACATTGACACTTGTTCTATAATTTTCGGTTCAGAAACAGAACGAGCAGTCAGCCCTCACTTGACATTTCATTGCTGAATTACAAGCTTTGCACGTTTCGTCTTCCTTCGAGAGGAAGACGAAAAGTCTCTCTCACTGTGGCAGATGCAGATCGTGGATCCCGGGCAGAATTCTCCAAAATATCCAAAACGACGTGCGGGGCCAAGAAGTGGATGGGAGTGATTTTAAACCCACCCACAGAGACGCTGCCAGGGGTCGCGGCGCTGCCTCCTCCCATCTGCAGGAGAGTGGGAGCCAATAGGATTCCCAACAGCTCACCTCTGCTTCCCAGTGTAACGCCACACCCTAACCCGACACCAATGAGGAGCTCTGCACTAATCTTTGGCGGTGATATACAGTTTACATTGGCTAAAGAATTACTGTTATACTCCTGGAAAGAAAAGACAGCAACAGAATTTGACTTTAGCCACAAAGTATTCTGAACAATTTGTCCTTCaatgtttttgctttttctGTCTACAATCTTATTATTTCTCTAATACTTGATACAGGAAATGTTCAGGGTTTTTCTGGGTTATCTCAATCTCCAGGGCCTCTTAATGCAACAACAACCTTTTTTGCAAATTCTTTTGAATTCCTTCTGAAAtggttttcatacattttcagtAAAGTAATTGAGACAGTTCGTGGCCTTGAGCCTTTATGAAttgaaaaaaaacctttttgtgggttttgttttttatgtacATTTTACGTATGGGAGGTCATGTGTGCATGAATAAAACGGTTGTTGTTATTTACCTGTATCTTATTGTAACTGTCTGAGATTCGCTTCTGCAACATCACACGTCTTACATACTGAGGGTTGCTCTGTACGAGGAGGATTTTCCCCACTGACATGTTTCTCTTGGAGCCTTAAACAGACACAGCGCACTCTCCACGTGGTGAACACATGGTTCTAATCATGTGATATGGAAAGACACAAATAAATCTTGATTTTGTGGTTCTCAAGTGTGATCCTTTTGCTTTTCACTACTTTGGTTTGGAAGCTGTGTTTGGATGAAGAAGAATGTCCTAAGTTGCCCCTGCagattttaaacattaaactaCATCAAAGTTTGCAATGAACATTGGggcttttttctttgctctttttaaaatgtcaaacaataaACATATGTAAAATACATACCAGGATGAAAGTATTCAACGTTTGActaatgttaaataaacagtgCCTGCTTTTAATGGATCTGATTCAGTGTTAAATCACAGTCTGGATCATCTACTGTACCTGTAtccatccacacagacacagacgtcTCCGCAGCCTTATAGCGTCTGACATTTCTCAAACACTGTCACAAAGACTTTTGATCTGTGTGAGGTTGATGTTGTCCCCAAAAGTCCACCGAAATATTTCTCTTTGAGTCTTAAACAAATGCAGCAGACTCTCCACGTGGCGGACACATGGTTCTGATCACGAGACATTAGACGCCAGAAACAAATCTGTGTCCCAAACACACGCTGGCTTTGTCTTCTCCTGGAGACACAGCTGGCCACGGTCATGGATTCAAAACACTGCTTCTCAATATTAAGTGTTTTGGATATTCACTGTTTTTTCATGGCACATATGTTGAATTTCAGTTGCGTGTAAAGAATGGGCGCCGTGATCCGAACTGTTAATTACACATTGTCAAGTGTATCGAAGTATCTAGGTCAAATCCCAGCACAGAGATGCACAACTCCAACTGTGCAAGGATTTTACTCTGTGAGGATTGACTGATTGGTTTAAGGTTAGTGACCTTGCACATTGATTACTCAAAAGAATCCCCTGCTACACTTTGTTGTATGTAGAGAATACAGATCACTCCTTTTTAGATAGTGCCCTGTGTACTGCTGGTGAGAGCGGCCCTCCAGGACTGGGGTCGCCATCCTCACCCCCTCTGCCAGTGACCACTTCTCCACCGTGCTGTAAGCAGAGGAAGTCACCATGTCCCTGTGCAGCGTGGATGGAGAGCCCTTGAGGCCGAGCAAGTGGATGACTGAGTTATTAACCCTCTGCACTTTGCTCATGTTGCACGTCCATCTTCCGAGAAATGAATGACTAATCTATCCAAACTTATCAATCATCCCTCAAATAACATGGCATCATATTATATAAGCTGAGCCTgtatttacctccaccaagaaggttATAGTTTCACcgttgttcatttgtttgttggttattcaacattttcctggatttctcagagaataaatcatggacaatgatgaaaagaatcaggcatatttagggagcTGACATCTATGAGTGTGGGTAAttgggtgcagcttgattttAAGTGGATTGTCTTGGGTGGTCTTCACTCTCCTGAGTTAGAAGGATTATGCAAAAGAATTGTGCAACCGATCCCATGTAATTTTATGGAGGGGGAGATTTAACCtgaggaaaaacacattcaattgTGGTTTGgctccagatcagggggcggatccaggaatttctaAAACATTGTAAGATTGGTCGTTTTTCCCCTAACATTTCCtctatttctcagagaataattcattatAATTCATCAGGTTTCGATGACAGAAATCAGGCAGGATTTGGAGACTGATAATTCTACATctggtgaatttgaatgtggtgtCATAAGGGGACTATTAGGCCGGTATGAGCtgtactgagtgacattctagttgaATGTAAAATCATAGAGCGTAATGACTGTTGTCagtatgtagtggagtaaacattacaatattcccAGTTGAAATGTCATTGACGGCCAGtataaagtgaaataaagtgaaataacTCAGAAAACCGATATAAAATTGTCCTGTGCTTGATTAAATCCAAGTCGTTGCAGTTCACCGCTGTAAAGAGACGACTGCAACAGACAAGCATCACTAAACTCTTCCCTCTGTGGAACTTTCTCTCTTATTTGTAGCTCGTTATTTTGTTTTAGCCTCATGTTTCCCTCCTGGCGGCTCCAGACAACCATGTTTCCATTAGCAACCAGCAGCAGTTTTCAGCAGACTGATgtttggatggggggggggggggaagaaactCATCGGAGCACAAGAAACTGACTGATGACTAAACAGGGGAGACTTTAAGTAAATaaagagcttttggtgaatAGTGTCTGGCAGGGAAGCATGACTGGTCACACCGGCCAACAGAAGGAGTTACTGGGACATCAGTTCAGGGAATTGACCATTTCAAATTAGACTGAAACTAGTAAAAAACATTAACGTGAGCTGCAGTTAGACTCagatatgtgtttttattctgtgaaaTACATTCTTAAAGTAATTTAGTTACCTGGCATCAGTTATGATAACTCCGTGAAAAACACACGTGTCATTCAGAGTATTTCATTTTACACATACAGTAATATGTAGAGCAACTGTGGAACTGTAAATACCAAACAGAGTGGCATTATATTGGTATGGCATTCTAAATGTAGTTTTAGATTTTAAAGTGTTGTTTTGagtcaaaaaaacatttccttgaagataaaataatgaaaaacattcatCTTCATAGAATAATAATCTGAAAACGTTAAATGACAGTAGAGATTTTTGAAGATTGAAGGACTGGGTTTTGCA
It includes:
- the LOC128455320 gene encoding putative nuclease HARBI1 isoform X1 gives rise to the protein MACPFIEEPVDVEAQILRRHLHRERIIRPRLDVLSFPDEYLFERFRFSASSIIYINDILSPHIAHMTHRGHALSSEQILCIALRFFANGSFLYNVGDAEHVSKATVCRAVRNVTLALKRLLCTFVVFPSHRPTRLLKEEFHRIAGFPGVIGCIDGTHIPIIAPSINEGDYVNRKSVHSINVQIICDGAHMINNVEAKWPGSVHDSRMFRESTLSARFAGVEFDGYLLGDRGYPCQRYLLTPYPDPEPGPQRHYNLAHCRTRARVEMTIGILKARFQCLRRLRVTPERACDIIVACVVLHNIATIRGEQCPTLSPCDPGINHTPPADTRDGRAVRDMICVNHF
- the LOC128455320 gene encoding putative nuclease HARBI1 isoform X2, producing MACPFIEEPVDVEAQILRRHLHRERIIRPRLDVLSFPDEYLFERFRFSASSIIYINDILSPHIAHMTHRGHALSSEQILCIALRFFANGSFLYNVGDAEHVSKATVCRAVRNVTLALKRLLCTFVVFPSHRPTRLLKEEFHRIAGFPGVIGCIDGTHIPIIAPSINEGDYVNRKSVHSINVQIICDGAHMINNVEAKWPGSVHDSRMFRESTLSARFAGEFDGYLLGDRGYPCQRYLLTPYPDPEPGPQRHYNLAHCRTRARVEMTIGILKARFQCLRRLRVTPERACDIIVACVVLHNIATIRGEQCPTLSPCDPGINHTPPADTRDGRAVRDMICVNHF